GCACGTCGCAGCTAAGCCGTGAAGTATGTAGCAAACAACGATGCCGGTAGTAGCAAAAAGCGACAACGGTTGCAGCTTTTTTGGTACTGACAGTAGCTAGCCCTGACATATGTCGTCGTGGTTGAAGCTTTTTGCGATGCCGGTCGAAGCTTTTTGCGACGCCGGTTGTAGCTTTTTGCGATGGCACTGAGCGGTCCCAGCATTTGGCGTCACGGGTTGAAGCTTTTTGCGGTGCCTGTGGTCTTCCTTGAACACCAGTTGTAACATGGGAGGTGTCGCTTGATGCTCGCAGCTTCGATGAGCTTCTCCCAGTAGCAAATGCTCAACGGCATCGCCCATAGCAGCTCGCAGTCTCCCCCGTCCTCGTCTGCCCCCGAGCTTATAAGCCATGGCGCCCATAACAGCTCGTAGGAGCCCCCGTCGCAGTCCGCCCCGAGCTCGTAAGCCATGGCCGCCCGGACCTTGAGCTCGCAGGCCATGGCGGATGGGAGCAACACCCCCATGGAGGAGGTGCAGCATGAGGTGCGAAGGGGGGAGTGCTCGGTGCTGCCTGGTGCTATATTGGAGGAGGCGAGGCGGAAACAGATATGGAAAGCGAGGTCACGGccgcgaggaagaagaagtggaTGCGGGCGTTGGGGAGAAGATAAGGTACACGTGGTCCCTTCCTAGTGGCTAGCGCCAGCGTGGCGAAGTGACCGGCCCGAGCGTTCAGCCGGCGCACCGCGCGTAAACGTTTCCCAAAAGGGTAAGGGCACGCAGTGATCTGCTTAAAGGGTGTTTGGTTTCAGGGACTTTTTTATGTTAGGACTAGAAAAAGTTCATAGCAAATCAAACAAGGTGGGATTTTTCTgagactttttgctaaaagtccttagaagcactTCCTCAAGAGTCCTTTTAAAAAGTCCTaaagactagaaaaagtcctagaattagagaaccaaacaccaccttagATGAGCATAGCTTTGATGTTTCGCCAACACTTTATTTTTTTCCCGCTAGTTAATTTGGTCTCCTACTAGTGGAGCAACCGGCAGGTATACCCACTACAAATTCTTCTACGTCAGTGAGGTGACAGATATGACTCTTTTTCTTAGCCAGCAGAAAAATATCGGATTTTTTTAAATTAATTACCGCCAGAAAATATCTGAATTTTGTCTATATATACTTGGCCAGCGGGCTAGACCGATAGTATCTTTGCTCGAGAATCCAGCAATAGACCTGAACCACTCGCTAGTTATATCGGCAAGTCAGCAAAGCTCATCCATTAATGGCGGTCAAGCTCACACTCCCACCGGCAGAACTGCTCTCCCAGGTGGCCAAGCTGGGCTCCCTCCTCGTCCTTCTCCTTCTCGCGCTGCTGCTGCCCGCCTTCCTCAGGGTCGCCTACGGCTACCTCCTCTTCAACGGCATCGTCCTCGCGCTGGGCATCCAGGCCTTCGTCGGCAGCACAGCTTCCATCGCCGACGAGTCTTCGAGTCCCGGTCAGGCTGTCGCGCCTGTCGGTGTCGCGGCCTCGCCGTTCCAGAGGGCTGGATCAGTCCGTCCCGACGACCGGACGGTGGTTGCTGATGATGATCGTGTGGTGGTTCCTGCCTTTGTGGCCAGTAATATAATCGAGCTCAAGATCAAGACCAAGGAGGTGGTGCTGAAGAAGTGCCCGTCGACGGCGAGCATCTTCTTCCTCAGCGCGTTGAACGGCAGCCAGGCCGGCGGAGAGGAAAAGGGACGGCAAGAGGAGCAGGATGATTTTGAGGTCGACTTGGACGGCGACGTGACGATGAGTCGGCAGGAGCTGTTCGCCAACACGGAGAGGTTCATCGGCAACTTCCGCAAGGAGCTCAGGATGCAGAGGCAGTAGCCCCCTGGAAGCTAGCTAGCATAGATATTTTTGCTTAGCCTTTTCTTCCCTCTTAGTTTTTGTCTCATGATATATACTGTAGGAGTGTGTTTAGTGCGACACGTCCGTGACCACTTGCGTAACCTCTGTTCATAGGCTTAGAATATTTTCGGTGTGTTTAGGTTTTCAAAATTGACATAATCTGTGCTGTTAGTAATCTCAGAAGAAAGTGAACGCTGGAGGCAAAAGCCAACATGTGAGGGGCTAGTTTTCTTCAGACTTTGCTTCTTCAGACTGTAGAAGCACCCCATAGATATTTTTGCTTTGCATTCTTCTTAATATTTGCGTCAAAGGAGTGTGTTCAGTGGGATCAGAATTTTGGATTTCGTTTTTTGATTTTTACCGGTCCTGGACGAAATGGACGAATTTCggttttttcagattttttcgGAAAATTTCGGACGAAAATCATATAGAAAAGTTTGAATTTTGGGACAAAAAATGAACGAATAATAAATGAAAAATGAACAAAATTTGCCAAAAAAATTGAAATACAACAGAACAACTGAGTATCAGAATTTCTAGCAAAATATGCATGTAAAAATCAAACAGCTGAATCTATTCATCAAATCACTACGTATCAGACTAAAGATCAGCACTCCAGTTGCAACCATTCGGACAGTAGTAGAGTCCATCAATACAGAGAGCGGCAACCATTAGAAAAGCAACATGATAGTCCAGATTAACATGCGACTGAATAGTTCAGATACTATGAGTAACATGCGACTTAATAGTTCAGATACTAAGAGTTGAAATGAACATCATAACGGTTCAGAATTACAGTCCACAATGAATTTAACACGGCATTCAAAGTTCAATTATGCCGACCCCAAAATACAAACAGAAAGTTCAATTTAGACTTCATGTTCTTCAACTCTTCAGTCTTGCACCAAAAGTATTGAATTGAATAGAGACCTTCACTTCGGACTTCCTGTTCATCCACCCGTTAGTCTTCATCAAACCAAAAGCTCTTTTGCTCCAATGCCGCTTAACCTTGCAATTAAAGCATTGTGAATTATATAAACATTGCAAGTAGATGACAACTCATTGATGGCAGCCCCAATTGGAATACGTCCTTCCTTAGCCCACGTCTGGAACCTCTGTTCATAACCTTTGGATTTCCTGTGTGTTTAGGTTTCTGAAATTATAATCTTAACTGTTACTAGTCTCTCAATTATGTCTAGCAATCTCAGAGGAAAGTGAATGCCGGTGGCTATATATGTAAATGTAGCCTGTTTTTGTGTAGATGTTGCCTCTTCACACTAGAAGCACCGCCGATGACATACATGACGCGTCAGCCGAGGTGCACCGGGCAGGCCGGCCAAGGAGTAGGGCAATGTGTAGCCGAGAGGGATGCCGACGTTTTGATGAATATATCCGGCCAAAGGataatcttttttttttgcgggtcaaTAGTGCTAGAGCGGCCAATAACCGCTATGTACGCGCATACACCATTTGCCGGAAGGACACACAAATTAGTGCACCGGAGATGATATGGTCCCATTTGATAGACTTTCCTTGTATGGACCACCCCATTGTGGAGATTAGCCCATGTAATTAGGCAATCACTAATTATGGTACACTCACCTTTTTTGCATATATCTACTCCAGATCCTGGAAATAAAGTAATGTTTTTCTTTGGAAAAGGTCTATATATGGGGATCAATCACTAGGCAATCACTAATTATGGTACACTCACCTTTTTTGCATATATCTACTCCAGATCCTGGAAATAAAGTAATGTTTTTCTTTGGAAAAGGTCTATATATGGGGATCCCTTTTCCTAATAGTAGTAGTGAGACTATTCCGAGGAGACCAAGTTAAAGTGGCAAAGATGTTTTGTCCAGATTGCGGCTCTAAATTACTCTTGGCGGcaatttagaaagaaaaaaaatgttgACTCCTCTTCAAAAAATAAACTTTTTGTTCTACCAGATAACCTAGAGCCATTTTATTCATTTTACATTCATCATGCTAAAGGAAATCATCATTGATCGAAGTTGTATAATGGTGGTTCAATTGCTATGTTTCATGTATGTCCGACGTCCTCGTCTTTGGGTTGATAAATATATGGTCAGTACTTCCAACAATGTAAAGTTTAGAAAAAAACAAAGTCGTAAGGTAATAGATTACCACTTGTGTTGCTTAATTACACAAGCATTGATTGGAAATGCAATTTTTTGACATGTTGGAACGACAAGAACACATAAGCACACCAAAATTGTCTTAAGGTGAGATACTGATGTATAAGTCTGGCTTAATGATAAGAGCGACTTGTTCCTTTTGTTTCATGTACATGTATTTCATTTATTATAGTTTGATGCACAAATGCCAAACCTTTAAACTTAAATTCATTGTATGTTAAGAGAATCTAAGAGGAACAACTACAATGATTTGTGTTGCTTGAAACTGTCAATTTTTCCAGGGAGGATCTATAAAGTAGTATCACTGGTATGTCCCAGCATTTAAAGTGCAGTTTCGTGAAGAAGAAATATGCAATTGCATCAACTAATTAACGGTTCAACTACACACAATAACTatggtgcaattgcaaaaaaataaaacaaaaacaaatgccaaAAAAGAGTGCAAGTGCAATTACAGCAAGGACAAGGTGCAATTGCACAAAAGGAAAAAGGTAATTTGAACAAATACAGAATTAGCAAAGTAACAAGAAAATGGTGGCTGGAAATTCTGACAAGGGACTGCAACTTACAAAAGTAATTAAAATCACCAAAGGTGACACAAACCCACACACAAAATATTGAAAAAATAAAATGGTTCCTACATTTTAGTACTACTTTTAAATTAATCAGAATCTAGTTAATACAAGTCCGTGTTGCTTTAAATTCATCAATCAACCATCATCTACAGTATAGCGAATAAGTGTTAATTTTTTGTACTCCATCATTGCATTTGTACGACAGTTATTCAGTTGGGTGAAGGCACATATGTTGCATTTACGCACACTCTCCCTCATGCCCCAGCAGATAAATAATCGATACTTCTAGTGCTACAGAATCCATAAGAAGAAGAAAGTATTCTACGTTGCAAGGTTTGAGCAAGCATGGGGAAGATATCGATGGAAATTAATGCAAGGTTTGATATGTTGAGACACAATAATACATAGGAATAGGAGGTAGCAAGAAAATTAATTTGTGCACAACAGGAAAAACTGTCACAACAATGATGGGTTTTGGACTGCAATTAATGCAGGAGAGGCTGGTAGACGAACTGTGAACTGCAGGTCTATAGTTAGTTGATCGCTACTTTGAGTATGTTTGAGTATGCCCTAGTATCTCATCTGATATTGTTATTAAGATCAAGGTTTGAGGACATTTTGCTGATGAGCTTTAGTAGTGGGTTTCATGGTAGTGCTTGAACTTGCTTTCCCTTCATACACGTCTCctacaatctcagtaccatgtttCTTTGTTATGCTTTTAACGGAGAAGTGATTAGCCCAGTTAAAAATAGAAATATTATTAAGCTGGAGGTGCGACCCCCAGGAGCGTCCTCTTGGTGACTCGCCTATTTTCATCACTACTATGAGGCCGTTTGAGCACATACCAAACTTAGGTGCAACTGCAACAAAAAGTAGACAAAACAAGTCTTGAAAAAAATGTGAAGTGCAATTACAATGAGGAGGAGTTGCAATTCCTCAAACAAAAAAATGTATTAGCAACAAATGCAAAACTAGTGAAGTAACAATAAAAGGGTGATTAGAAGTTCAGGAAAGTGAATGAAACTTAAGAAAAGTAACTCAAATCACAAAGCTGGCAGAAACTTAACAAAAAAACACAATTGGACATGTAAAAAAGACTAAAACTTCAAATGTTGAAAATACGGAGAGTCTAGTTAATACAACTCTGCTTCTTTCATCTGTAATAAAAGAAGAGAATATAATGCTTTAAATTCATCCGTAGGCCATCATCGCGGACAGCgttgatttgtactccctccgttcctaaatataagtatttgtagagattccactagatggactacatagagaacaaaatgaatgaatctaaacttgaaatgcatctatatacatccgtatgtggttcatagtgaaatatctacaaagacttaaatttaggaacggagggagtacaacaattATTCAGTTGGTGAAGGCACTTGTGTTGCACTTATGCaccctctccctcacccctcgTTGATAAATAATCAACACTAGTTGTTCGCAAGAATAAGGAAAGTGTTCTACGTTGTTTGTTGCACAAGCATGGGGAAGGCATTCATGGAAGTTGATGCAAAGTTTGACATGCTGAGACCACAAGAAAAGATAGGACTAGGAGGTAATAGGTAAATTAATTTGTTGCCAACAAGAATATTGCAAGTCCCTATCACAGGACATTATTGCTGAACACAAGACCTACAGATCTGCAATGACTGGTATGTTTGTTGGAGGTGCTATTGACCCTCAGGAGTGTCCTCCCCATATATAGTATCACGTACCCTAATAGCTACTTCGAGTATTCCCCACTTTTCCAGTAGCTTTGCGATCTTTTAGTTAAAAAATTGGTACACAGACAATAGAAAGTGGATAGTTGTATTTCCTTCATCTATGATATCTGTTCTGGATTGCATGGCATTGTGTTATTTTGTGTTTGGGTTGACAGGTAGGAATTTTTTTAATGGTACAACAGTTCAAAGATTTTCTGATTTTGGTGGCTATGTTTGAGTTGAGTGTCTTAACTATCAATATGATCAGTTGTGTGTGTTACTAATTAAATCAATTATATTTTCATACATTCATATCTGAGATCAACTAGAATAATCTCAGTTCCACTTGGGTTTGCATCAGAAACTGCTCTCGAGGTCGAGCTAGTGGGCATGTCTGTGTGCCCCCCTTCTCCTAAACGGGGGCATGACCCTATGTTCACCTACTCGGGGTGGCGGTAGTAAGAGGCCTTCTTTTTCCGTGGTGAGATGGATCCGCATGAGGATATTTTCAGGAATCACGTGGCATGTGGGGGACACAATCTGAAGAGGGGGGTGTTCTTTTGTTGGGTGTGGTGGAACCAGACCTGCCGCCGCGTGAAGTTGATAAGGAGAACAAATAAGAGAGATGTGGTTTACAACTGTCTTTGAGCAAAAATGCAAGCCATAGGGAGCAACCATAGACAATTTGAAAAGAAATCCACCTACTACATTTATCTGTTCGGTTGTTAGTTTTATCCTACCCACCAATGAAGCTTTGATTGTGATGGCCTATTTTTTTGAAGCGCTGGACCATAGAAAATTTCCATGCTGAAGGCCTTGGGAAGCATATTGATTGTCATTAAGGTGTCTTCATAAACAAAGCCCCCCTCTCTCTGCTTAGAATTAGGGTGCCCCCATCAACCTCTATGGCATAACAGATGCATTAAAATTATGTAGTGGCATTGTTACACTAAGGGCAATTGTATAATTCGTGAAAAAACCTTTTCTTTTGAACATTGACTTGTTAATTCTATCATGCAGAGTTAGTCAAAAGTAAATCTTGTGTTTTAGTCTGCTAATAATCTGCCAAATGTTCTATGATATTGGAACCCGTTTGCATTGTAATCAATTTTCCTCCTAGTATTTCTTAGCTTTTATTTATGGATATTTTCCTTCCCAAAAAATTGGAAGGTAAAACAATAAGGTACTGATCATTCTCCCCCTAATGTCGATATGTTTAGTATTTGCGCATCACCTAATGTTAAATATTGTGAGTAAAACTAATGTGCTAGGTGGGAGTTGCCAAGGAGTACCTATCTATATTAACTTGGATTACACTTGGAGGACAACTTGACACCTTGGCGCAGTTCATGGGAGATAAAGATTGAGGTTTGAGAATATTAGAGATCCAAGACATTATTCATATTAGGGAGATGCAAGTTAGACAATTGTGTGTTGTTTTAAATTCATCTATCAACTAGTATTTTATAAGCAGTGTAGTTTGAGCCAATTTTGTCATATTCATTCATTGATTATTATTTATATACAGTGGGtgttttttgtacatatcaacCTCCCTAATTATTACTTGAGGTATGGCTCACATCATAGTCGATCAAGACCATTTGGCTTTGTCCATCTACATGTGTTCTAGCCTATGTTCATGATTATAATAGATTTGGATTTCTCTCCGATCAATCCGTTTGGTTTAGCCAataaattgatttatcttcagtgggagaggtgctttgtaatggctTCAATCGTGTGGTGTCTTCACCTCatgatagaaggggtagcgaggcatgtatttgtattgttgtcattaaaGATAAAATGTAagggtttaatcatattgcttgagtttactttttctacatcatgtcatcttgattaaagtgttactttgtttgtcatgaacttaataccatatatgcatgctggatagcagttgattgatggagtaatagtagtagatgcaggcaggagttggtatacttgtcacggacgtgatgcctatatatgtcATCATTGTCATAAATAACATcttaactatgcgcttttctatcaattgcccaacagtaatttgtctacccaccgtatgctattttttgagagagaagcgtctagtgaaaactatggctcccgggtctttcttaatcatattactaaaagtaaaagtaccttgctgcaattttactctttttattttacttttattttttatctatttatcactatcagaattaatccttgcaagtaacgagttcaaggggattgacaaccatcTTTCCTCAATTGGTTgaaagtatttgcttttgtgtgtaggtgctattGATGGGAATGTGTGTGATTCTTCTatcggttcgataaccttggttctcactgggggaaatacttatccgctattatattgcttcacccttcctcttcgaggaaaatctcaacgcaactcacaagtagaaGTTCCTAACCAAGGGCCATCAACAGGGAGTAACACCCAACTAATAACACCTTCCTTGAATTAAGGCACATGTGGGTTTTGGTGTTCGGCTACATCAAGGTACGTTAAATTTGAAAGCACATCTGGTTTTACTTTTAAGTGTCCTATTTTCTACACCCCATCCTCTAGTCCAGAACATTTCCATCGTCGATTTCATACTCTTTTAACTCATGGGTTTCATGTCATTCAGATGTGTCTCATATCCTTCTCTATTCTCATTCCACACTCGTTATAGGATAGCACGCAAAATTTTCACTTCTATTGTATGCCACATGACATTTAGAACCTTTATATTCTATTTCCATAATTCACTGATCGAAAAATAGTACCCCAACATGTTCATGTATCTGGATGCATAGTTTCCCTATGTTCTTGAAGCTTAAGTGCAGGCGGCCCAATGAATTTCACAACATCCAGAAGTCGCCAAGGATCGTGTATCTAATAATGAAGATCTTGAATCGAGCAAGCTAGTAATTAGATCTTTATGGTGAATGCAGCATCAACCACCACACCCGCGCGATTGCGCTGGGTCAAAGTTTGGTCGCTGACTATCATCAAGGAAATGAACTTTAACAACATGGTGTAGAGCATTTCAAACATATGTaccaccttttctttttcttctgaaaataaaaaatatgttcaaTCATTCTGCAGTTAATAAGGGAGAATTAAGTCATCAAACACAAATTGagcttaaccttttctttaaaaagGAAAGCATCTTTACAACTGTCCTCTGCAGCAAGGAATGATTTAGACAACCACCGTACAGATAAATCAACAAAAGAAAAATTAGTCGCCATTCTTTCTTTGATAAAAGACCCTCTCTTCATTGAACTTCAATTAGAGTTACATCATCTAGTAAGAGAGGAGTGAGCTCAACGGGGGGCTCTTGAAGGAAGCTATTTCAATATGGGCCCTTGGCCATCTGTGGTAGTTCATCGGCAACCCCGTTAGATTTTCTAAAACAATGCACAAAAGCAATACTAGGGAAGTCACAGGCCAGATGGAAGCAATCATCCACAATCACAGCTACAGGTCCAACTGATCTCCCTCCATTGTTTATTGAGTTTACCAGTTCCAGATTGTCTGATTAATCATTAGTTTGTTACAACCGGCACCCCCAGCAAGTATTATGCCATGCCAAATAGTTATTGCTTCAGCTGATGTAACGTCATAGCCATCTTGGAGAGCTATTGCTTCAGCTAATAGAACATGGTGGAAGTCTCCATTTTCTAGAGTTGCCTACACAGATAAACTTTCCCTAAAAAGGCTCTAATTTCCGGTCTACTTTGCATAACTAAAAACACAACACAATTCCAAGAGGTATCCTAATAATCTCCTTGGTTTAATTCATAGGTAGAATAGGTAGCTCTCCTTAATTTGGGCTTTCATTTGACACCACCAGGTCTCGTTCAAGTGCGTTTGTAGTTTTTTCGACAAATGGTGTATTTTATTCACTCGAAATGAAtcatcaagtggatacaaacacCATGGGCACACACCCGCtctctgcatagttaggatgcacatagccaacaccaatgcacacacacacaaatatacaTGCCGTCAAATAGCGAAGTCAgacaagaccaaagctatgcctaagTGTTAAAAAACTCTCAAGCGATCAAAACAACGAACGACAAACTACATCAGTGACCATATCTGCAGCAACCATCTCTTGACACCATAAGGACAACGAAGTTCTTCAATAACAACACCTTCAGGAAGGGAACAATGCTCAAGCACCGTTGTCATTAGATCCAACCACCAAAGGCTAGATTCTGAGTTTTCACTATAAAGAACAAGTCGGAGCATATCTGAG
The sequence above is drawn from the Triticum aestivum cultivar Chinese Spring chromosome 7A, IWGSC CS RefSeq v2.1, whole genome shotgun sequence genome and encodes:
- the LOC123153712 gene encoding uncharacterized protein, encoding MAVKLTLPPAELLSQVAKLGSLLVLLLLALLLPAFLRVAYGYLLFNGIVLALGIQAFVGSTASIADESSSPGQAVAPVGVAASPFQRAGSVRPDDRTVVADDDRVVVPAFVASNIIELKIKTKEVVLKKCPSTASIFFLSALNGSQAGGEEKGRQEEQDDFEVDLDGDVTMSRQELFANTERFIGNFRKELRMQRQ